One Clostridium estertheticum DNA segment encodes these proteins:
- a CDS encoding uridine diphosphate-N-acetylglucosamine-binding protein YvcK, with translation MITRELLKPGINIKRWILLEIVGILFLLYGIIEFINKKHLWTKNISFSIFIIGLGVLILYIASMQIIKSFIILINIGNVDVAMDSKNLGDLIYEKRALVKGPKIVVIGGGTGLATMLRGLKKYTNNITAIVTVADDGGGSGVLREDLGILPPGDIRNCILALADTEPLMEELLQYRFKDGRLKDQSFGNLFLAAMDGISNNFEEAVQKMSSVLAVTGRVIPVTLDNMILKAQLQNGKIIDGESNIPKAALDNNSPIEEIFIEPKDAKAIKEALIAISGADAVILGPGSLYTSIIPNLLVRDITDALDKTKALRIYVSNIMTQPGESDNYSVGDHINAITKHAQCKVVDYVLVNIGKISVDLEEKYQKDNSNMVNINDKEVAKLGIEVIKSDFVKIQKGYVRHDEDKLAAILLETIMEKKLFYDKKRTVEYLYLSQRLKEHKNK, from the coding sequence ATGATAACCAGGGAACTTCTAAAGCCTGGTATTAATATAAAAAGGTGGATTCTTCTAGAGATTGTAGGAATTTTATTTTTGCTTTATGGAATTATTGAATTTATTAATAAAAAACATTTATGGACGAAAAATATAAGCTTTTCTATATTTATTATAGGGCTAGGAGTTTTGATATTATATATTGCCTCAATGCAAATTATTAAATCCTTTATTATCCTAATAAACATAGGAAATGTAGATGTAGCAATGGACTCTAAGAACTTAGGAGATTTAATTTATGAAAAGAGGGCACTTGTAAAAGGCCCTAAAATTGTAGTAATCGGAGGCGGTACAGGGCTTGCAACCATGCTTCGAGGGTTAAAAAAATATACCAATAATATAACTGCAATAGTTACGGTGGCAGATGATGGCGGGGGATCTGGTGTTTTAAGAGAAGATTTAGGTATTCTCCCCCCGGGGGATATTAGAAATTGTATTTTAGCATTAGCAGATACAGAGCCACTAATGGAGGAATTATTGCAGTATAGATTTAAAGATGGAAGATTAAAGGATCAAAGTTTTGGTAATTTATTTTTAGCAGCAATGGATGGGATTTCAAATAATTTCGAAGAAGCAGTGCAGAAAATGAGTTCGGTTCTGGCTGTAACCGGAAGGGTTATCCCAGTTACATTAGATAATATGATTTTGAAGGCGCAACTCCAAAATGGAAAAATAATTGACGGAGAATCAAATATACCCAAAGCCGCTCTAGACAATAACAGCCCTATTGAGGAAATTTTTATAGAGCCTAAAGACGCTAAAGCAATTAAGGAAGCATTAATTGCTATAAGCGGGGCAGATGCAGTAATCCTAGGACCAGGTAGTCTTTATACTAGCATTATTCCAAATCTATTAGTAAGGGACATAACAGACGCATTAGATAAAACAAAAGCTTTAAGAATTTATGTGTCAAATATAATGACCCAACCAGGAGAAAGTGATAATTATAGTGTAGGCGATCATATAAATGCTATTACTAAACACGCACAGTGCAAGGTTGTGGATTATGTTTTAGTAAACATAGGGAAAATAAGTGTTGATTTAGAAGAGAAATATCAAAAGGATAATTCTAATATGGTTAATATAAATGATAAGGAAGTTGCAAAGCTTGGTATAGAGGTAATTAAGAGTGATTTTGTCAAAATTCAAAAGGGATATGTAAGGCATGATGAAGACAAGCTTGCAGCCATTTTATTAGAAACAATTATGGAGAAAAAGTTATTTTACGATAAAAAGAGAACAGTAGAGTACTTATATTTATCACAGAGGCTTAAGGAGCATAAAAATAAATAA
- the rapZ gene encoding RNase adapter RapZ, translating into MRFVILTGLSGAGKTQTIRNLEDLGFFCVDNLPPTVIPKFAEACYQTNGNIDKIALVIDIRGGKFFDDLFESLTFLKEQGYMYEILFLEASDEVLVKRYKESRRKHPLAPEGRVLNGIATERKKLKDVRERADHIINTTKLSARELTEKINDIYGEEGQIETKLMITVLSFGFKYGIPVDSDLVFDVRFLPNPYYIPELKQYSGNEKPVRDYVLDFEGTKIFIEKLQDMLEFLIPNYKKEGKRQLIVSIGCTGGRHRSVAIANKIYELLEQSGYSVNIDHRDIYEDVNRGGGKL; encoded by the coding sequence ATGAGATTTGTTATATTAACAGGGTTGTCAGGTGCTGGTAAAACGCAAACCATAAGAAACCTTGAAGATTTAGGTTTCTTTTGTGTGGATAATTTGCCTCCAACTGTAATTCCCAAATTTGCGGAGGCTTGTTATCAAACTAACGGAAATATAGATAAAATTGCATTAGTTATAGATATTAGAGGCGGAAAGTTTTTTGATGATTTGTTTGAAAGTTTAACATTTCTAAAAGAACAAGGATATATGTATGAAATATTATTTTTAGAGGCCTCAGATGAAGTACTTGTTAAAAGGTATAAAGAGTCAAGACGAAAACATCCGCTAGCACCAGAGGGAAGAGTTTTAAATGGAATAGCTACTGAAAGAAAAAAACTTAAGGATGTACGTGAGCGTGCTGACCATATAATTAATACTACTAAACTTTCAGCAAGAGAACTTACAGAAAAGATAAATGATATTTATGGTGAGGAAGGTCAGATAGAGACTAAACTTATGATAACTGTGCTTTCTTTTGGATTTAAATACGGGATACCTGTGGATTCGGATTTAGTATTTGATGTTAGGTTTTTGCCAAATCCATATTATATTCCAGAGCTTAAGCAGTATTCAGGTAATGAAAAACCGGTTAGAGATTATGTGTTAGATTTTGAGGGGACTAAAATATTTATAGAGAAGCTTCAGGATATGTTAGAATTTCTTATTCCAAATTATAAAAAAGAGGGAAAAAGACAACTTATAGTGTCTATTGGATGCACGGGGGGAAGACACAGATCTGTAGCTATAGCAAACAAAATTTATGAACTACTAGAGCAGAGTGGGTATAGCGTTAATATAGATCACAGGGATATATACGAAGATGTGAATAGAGGTGGCGGGAAGCTATGA
- the murB gene encoding UDP-N-acetylmuramate dehydrogenase — MKKYVELFKQLYEAIDRANIMIDEPMKNHTYFKVGGPADILVTPEDISEIQAVIKICKENGVKYYLIGNGSNLLVKDGGIRGVVIKLSKIDKIEVQGNKIMAQSGATLFDVAEVALGSGLKGMEFASGIPGSIGGAAAMNAGAYDGEMSMVMESMLAIDGNGELLTLTNGEMELAYRSSAILKYGYTVVSVTLSLQVGDVKVIKARMDTLAKRRSDKQPLEYPSAGSTFKRPEGHFAGKLIEDCCLKGTYIGGAQVSEKHSGFIINKNNASAKDIMDLIQLVQQVVEEKFGVQLHTEVKIWGEEKESSKQV; from the coding sequence ATGAAGAAATATGTAGAATTATTTAAACAATTATATGAAGCAATAGACAGAGCTAACATAATGATAGATGAACCAATGAAAAACCATACTTATTTCAAAGTAGGTGGACCGGCGGATATTTTAGTAACTCCAGAGGACATTAGTGAAATTCAAGCTGTGATAAAAATTTGCAAAGAAAATGGAGTGAAATATTATTTAATAGGTAATGGTTCCAATCTACTTGTAAAAGATGGTGGAATTAGAGGGGTAGTTATTAAACTATCTAAGATTGATAAAATTGAGGTACAAGGAAATAAAATAATGGCACAAAGTGGAGCTACATTATTCGATGTGGCAGAGGTAGCTTTAGGCAGTGGTCTTAAAGGCATGGAGTTTGCTAGTGGAATTCCAGGCAGCATTGGTGGCGCAGCAGCTATGAATGCAGGAGCCTATGATGGCGAAATGTCTATGGTAATGGAAAGTATGTTAGCAATTGATGGTAACGGAGAATTATTAACATTAACAAACGGTGAAATGGAACTTGCTTATAGGAGTAGCGCAATTTTAAAGTATGGATATACAGTGGTATCAGTTACTCTTAGTCTTCAGGTGGGAGATGTGAAAGTTATAAAAGCGAGGATGGACACTCTTGCAAAAAGAAGAAGTGATAAGCAACCATTAGAATACCCATCAGCAGGAAGTACATTTAAGAGGCCAGAGGGCCATTTTGCAGGTAAGCTTATAGAAGATTGTTGTTTAAAAGGCACTTATATAGGGGGTGCTCAAGTATCTGAAAAGCATTCTGGTTTTATTATTAACAAGAATAATGCCAGTGCAAAGGATATTATGGACTTGATTCAGCTTGTGCAGCAGGTCGTGGAAGAAAAATTTGGTGTACAGCTTCACACTGAAGTAAAAATTTGGGGAGAAGAAAAAGAATCCTCTAAACAGGTTTAA
- the uvrC gene encoding excinuclease ABC subunit UvrC gives MFDFEYQLKILPEAPGVYLMRNHLGEIIYVGKAKILKNRVRQYFQTSKNHSEKVKAMVKNIAEFEYIVTDSEMEALILECNLIKKHSPRYNILLKDDKHYPFIKITINEEFPRVFVTRNIANDGGKYFGPYTDSAAVYTVIELIKKIFPLRTCKRVIKEGLPHTRPCLNYHIGLCKAPCAGYISREDYGKFIKGTMELLTGKDRNIVDDLKQQMESASESLEFEKAAVLRDKILAIDKINEKQKIVIGNCENEDFINLYVDEKDVCLQVFFLRDGKIVGREHFILNDAADELGSELIEGFIKRFYGGTAFIPKIIYVPFISEGEILQQWLSLKKDSKVTIKIPQKGEKKKTLDMVENNAKITLEQFKIKDRDDKEIHKIALQELVELLEMDEIPERIESYDISNIMGVDSVGTMVVFEDGKPKSSDYRRFKIKSVIGANDYDSMREILERRFKRGLYEVEEIKERNLELSKGKFCIFPDLILMDGGKGQVNVALEVLNSLNINIPVCGMVKDDKHKTRGLIYNNIELIMKSNSQSMHLITRIQDEVHRFAITYHRTLRDKRTLYSILDNIPSIGEKRRRALLKKFGNIDNIKKASMKELMDTPSIDSKAAQCVLEYFKKQ, from the coding sequence ATGTTTGACTTTGAATATCAACTAAAGATTCTTCCAGAGGCGCCAGGAGTATATCTTATGAGAAATCATCTTGGCGAAATAATATATGTGGGGAAGGCTAAAATATTAAAAAACAGAGTAAGACAATATTTTCAAACTTCCAAAAATCATTCTGAGAAAGTTAAGGCTATGGTGAAAAATATAGCTGAATTTGAATATATAGTGACTGATTCAGAAATGGAAGCGCTAATACTCGAGTGTAATCTTATTAAAAAACATAGCCCAAGATACAATATTTTGCTTAAGGATGACAAGCACTATCCATTTATAAAGATAACTATAAATGAAGAATTCCCAAGAGTTTTTGTAACTAGAAATATTGCAAATGATGGAGGGAAATATTTTGGACCCTATACAGATTCAGCGGCCGTATATACGGTTATTGAACTTATAAAAAAAATATTTCCACTTAGAACCTGCAAACGAGTTATAAAAGAGGGATTACCGCATACAAGGCCTTGTTTGAATTATCATATCGGCCTCTGCAAGGCACCCTGTGCAGGTTATATTAGTAGAGAAGATTATGGCAAATTTATAAAAGGAACAATGGAGTTACTTACAGGAAAAGATAGAAATATAGTGGATGATCTAAAGCAACAGATGGAAAGCGCGTCGGAGTCTTTAGAATTTGAAAAAGCAGCAGTACTTCGCGATAAAATTTTGGCTATAGATAAGATAAATGAAAAGCAAAAGATTGTAATAGGAAATTGTGAGAATGAAGATTTTATTAATTTATATGTGGATGAAAAAGATGTTTGCCTCCAGGTGTTTTTCCTTCGAGATGGCAAGATAGTAGGCCGGGAACATTTTATTTTAAATGATGCAGCAGATGAGCTAGGAAGTGAACTTATAGAAGGATTTATAAAGAGATTTTATGGAGGAACAGCCTTTATTCCTAAAATTATATATGTTCCTTTTATAAGTGAGGGAGAGATTCTGCAACAATGGCTTAGCTTGAAGAAGGATTCAAAGGTTACAATTAAAATCCCTCAAAAGGGAGAAAAGAAGAAGACCTTGGACATGGTAGAAAATAATGCTAAGATAACCCTTGAGCAATTCAAAATAAAGGATCGGGACGATAAGGAAATTCATAAAATTGCACTGCAGGAGCTTGTAGAACTATTGGAAATGGATGAAATACCAGAGCGAATTGAATCCTATGATATTTCAAATATAATGGGGGTGGATTCTGTAGGTACTATGGTAGTTTTTGAAGATGGAAAACCTAAAAGCAGTGATTATAGAAGGTTTAAAATAAAATCCGTAATAGGTGCTAACGATTATGATAGTATGCGTGAAATTTTAGAGCGAAGATTTAAGCGGGGACTTTATGAAGTTGAAGAAATAAAAGAGAGAAATTTAGAATTAAGTAAAGGAAAGTTTTGTATATTTCCTGATTTAATTCTTATGGACGGTGGAAAAGGACAGGTTAATGTGGCTCTGGAGGTATTAAATAGTCTTAATATCAATATACCTGTATGTGGAATGGTTAAAGATGACAAGCACAAAACTAGAGGTTTAATATATAATAATATAGAGTTGATTATGAAAAGTAATTCTCAAAGCATGCATTTAATCACTAGAATACAGGATGAGGTGCATAGATTCGCTATTACTTATCACAGAACACTAAGAGACAAAAGAACTCTATATTCTATATTAGATAATATACCTAGTATAGGGGAAAAGAGAAGAAGAGCGCTACTCAAGAAATTTGGTAACATTGATAATATAAAAAAAGCAAGTATGAAGGAATTAATGGATACTCCCTCCATAGACAGTAAAGCAGCTCAATGTGTTTTAGAATATTTTAAAAAACAGTAA
- a CDS encoding peptidoglycan D,D-transpeptidase FtsI family protein, producing the protein MNDFVINIKKVMLVFLILFIALISYITYIYMFNSQKAVSSTFNQRLWAERNKVLRGTIYDKDMTPLTKSTKINDVSQKEQYLQGAVFAHAIGYMNPIYGLAGLEKKYDAELMGSGDTVVSKFLDFNKKEEEKVGNGLRTTLDSKLQNVAFNALKGKRGAIVALNPKTGEILAMVSMPSYDPNNLEKDWKTIQANKDFPLVNRAVSGLYPPGSIFKTITAISALENLPNVYNRRFQDNGTLVFNQSSSLKNYDGEVFGNIDFRTAYLHSSNVVFGTLGIDLGNKALKDTAEKFYFNKDTPASGLTIENSQFPSYKSNEKGNIAQSAIGQAEVLASPMEMALVASTVANDGVMMQPMLVKEILSSKGKSLSKVAPKALGETMSKENAKIMKDLMRDVVAEGTGTAAAVPGISVCGKTGTADHKGDASKQVGPHSWFIGFAPYENPQIAIAVIVEEGGVGGGVAAQITKEMISAYLQ; encoded by the coding sequence ATGAATGATTTTGTAATTAATATAAAAAAAGTCATGTTAGTATTTTTAATACTTTTTATCGCATTAATTTCCTACATAACTTATATTTATATGTTTAATAGTCAAAAGGCAGTGTCAAGTACTTTTAATCAGAGATTATGGGCAGAAAGAAATAAGGTGCTCAGGGGAACAATTTACGACAAAGATATGACCCCCTTAACTAAAAGTACTAAAATAAATGATGTGTCTCAAAAGGAACAATATTTGCAAGGAGCGGTTTTTGCCCATGCTATAGGGTATATGAATCCCATATATGGACTTGCAGGACTTGAAAAAAAATATGATGCAGAGCTTATGGGATCTGGGGATACTGTAGTTTCAAAGTTTCTTGACTTTAATAAAAAGGAAGAAGAAAAGGTTGGAAATGGTCTCAGAACTACCCTTGATTCTAAGCTTCAAAATGTAGCTTTTAATGCGTTAAAAGGTAAGCGTGGTGCAATAGTGGCTTTGAATCCCAAAACCGGTGAAATTTTAGCAATGGTGTCTATGCCTTCTTATGATCCTAATAATTTAGAAAAGGATTGGAAAACAATACAAGCAAATAAGGACTTTCCACTGGTTAATAGAGCGGTATCAGGGTTATATCCACCAGGATCTATATTTAAAACTATTACGGCAATAAGTGCTTTAGAAAACCTGCCGAATGTTTACAATAGAAGGTTTCAAGATAATGGAACATTAGTTTTCAATCAAAGTTCATCACTTAAAAATTATGATGGTGAGGTTTTTGGGAATATAGATTTTAGAACTGCTTATTTGCATTCTAGTAACGTGGTTTTTGGAACCTTAGGTATTGACCTCGGAAATAAGGCGTTAAAGGATACTGCAGAAAAATTTTATTTTAACAAGGATACTCCAGCATCAGGCTTAACCATAGAAAATAGTCAATTTCCAAGTTATAAAAGCAATGAAAAAGGTAATATAGCACAAAGTGCTATAGGTCAGGCTGAGGTTTTAGCTTCTCCTATGGAAATGGCACTAGTGGCAAGTACTGTTGCTAATGATGGTGTTATGATGCAACCAATGCTTGTTAAAGAAATATTGAGTAGTAAGGGTAAATCACTAAGCAAGGTAGCACCCAAAGCATTAGGAGAAACCATGTCAAAGGAAAATGCTAAGATTATGAAGGATTTAATGAGGGATGTTGTGGCTGAAGGCACAGGGACAGCTGCAGCAGTGCCTGGCATATCAGTTTGTGGAAAAACAGGAACAGCAGACCATAAAGGTGATGCTAGTAAACAAGTGGGTCCACATTCCTGGTTTATTGGTTTTGCACCCTATGAAAATCCTCAAATTGCTATAGCTGTAATTGTAGAAGAGGGTGGAGTAGGCGGCGGAGTTGCTGCCCAAATAACTAAAGAAATGATTAGTGCTTATTTGCAATAA
- a CDS encoding FtsW/RodA/SpoVE family cell cycle protein: protein MESIKEERKLLRYTYLLCIVLFVNMFFIGKDGLDKGALIMGVIICVLFGYSHFIIRRFFPDGDKYILLFSNVLAVIGMGMLYRLDSAVALKQLIWYTVGIAIFILVVVLLPSLSSFGKYKWFYLICTLVLMSMGSIFANPTYGAKNWVNIGGFSFQPTEFGKLSLVAYLASSLQYYGNDIKEKSDLIKIKALIEPGIVVMVSLGLMVIQKDLGSALLFFAISVTMLYIATSKFKYVLVCLVLFMIGGFISYKLFDHVRLRILIWGDPWKYGYDQGHQVVQSLISIASGGLFGTGLGLGYPKMVPVRNTDFIFAAISEEMGILTGLAILILYFLLFYRCMRVPVYGKDKFSRLLAVGYSTMIAAQALVIVGGVVGAIPLTGITLPLVSYGGSSMIVTFFSLGIIQKISEDGQSYE from the coding sequence ATGGAAAGTATAAAGGAAGAACGAAAACTTCTAAGGTATACTTATCTTTTATGTATAGTTTTGTTTGTAAATATGTTCTTTATTGGTAAAGATGGGCTTGATAAAGGCGCCTTGATTATGGGTGTAATAATATGTGTGCTTTTTGGATATTCTCATTTTATAATAAGAAGGTTTTTTCCCGACGGAGATAAATATATATTATTATTTTCAAATGTTTTGGCGGTTATAGGCATGGGCATGCTATATAGGCTAGATTCTGCTGTGGCGCTTAAACAACTTATATGGTATACCGTAGGCATTGCCATATTCATTTTAGTAGTAGTGCTTCTTCCTAGTTTATCTAGTTTTGGAAAGTATAAATGGTTTTATTTAATATGCACTCTTGTTCTTATGTCAATGGGAAGTATTTTTGCAAATCCAACTTATGGAGCTAAAAACTGGGTAAATATTGGTGGATTTAGTTTCCAACCAACAGAATTTGGTAAATTATCACTGGTAGCATATTTAGCATCATCACTACAGTATTATGGTAATGATATTAAGGAAAAATCTGATCTTATAAAAATTAAAGCCTTAATTGAACCTGGAATTGTAGTTATGGTTTCGCTTGGGCTTATGGTGATTCAAAAGGATTTAGGGTCAGCGCTTTTATTTTTTGCTATTTCAGTAACTATGTTATATATTGCTACATCAAAATTTAAATATGTACTAGTATGTTTAGTACTTTTCATGATAGGTGGCTTTATAAGCTATAAACTTTTTGATCATGTGCGCCTAAGGATTTTGATTTGGGGTGACCCGTGGAAATACGGCTACGATCAAGGACATCAGGTAGTACAATCCTTAATTTCTATAGCGTCAGGTGGTCTTTTTGGAACAGGTCTTGGGCTTGGATATCCTAAAATGGTTCCTGTGCGAAATACAGATTTTATTTTTGCAGCTATATCTGAGGAAATGGGTATACTTACGGGGCTTGCTATTCTTATATTATATTTTTTACTGTTTTATAGATGCATGAGGGTGCCTGTTTATGGCAAGGATAAATTTTCAAGACTACTGGCAGTGGGTTATAGCACAATGATAGCCGCTCAAGCATTAGTTATTGTAGGTGGGGTAGTTGGCGCTATACCATTAACAGGAATAACACTACCACTTGTTAGTTATGGTGGAAGTTCTATGATAGTAACTTTCTTTTCGCTAGGTATAATTCAAAAAATTTCGGAGGACGGTCAAAGTTATGAATGA
- a CDS encoding FHA domain-containing protein encodes MTIISSIMKYAIIAIIYLIIIFALRIMYKDIKGGGKKKTVIKKTMGLEVIERGENFNLRVGAVIPLNDELSVGRKADNLLILGDKYVSSQHVRIYRKNTDYILQDLGSTNGTLMNKKRVKDRVVIKKGDEIKIGTSIFKVIG; translated from the coding sequence ATGACTATTATAAGCTCGATTATGAAATATGCAATTATAGCGATTATTTACCTTATAATAATATTTGCTTTGAGAATAATGTATAAAGATATAAAAGGTGGTGGAAAGAAGAAAACAGTAATAAAGAAAACTATGGGGCTTGAAGTTATAGAAAGAGGAGAAAACTTCAACTTAAGAGTTGGTGCAGTTATTCCTTTAAATGATGAGCTTTCCGTAGGCAGAAAGGCAGATAATCTATTAATCTTGGGGGATAAGTACGTGTCTTCTCAGCATGTAAGAATATATAGAAAAAACACAGATTATATACTGCAGGATTTGGGGAGTACTAATGGTACATTAATGAACAAGAAAAGGGTTAAGGACAGGGTTGTTATAAAAAAAGGTGATGAAATTAAAATAGGAACTTCAATTTTTAAGGTTATAGGATAA